TAGGAGTTCAAAACACGGTCAAGGGAAGAAGCGGAAGCTGCACGGATGGTCCCGGCTGACTCTATATATTGAAAATTTTCGTTGGGGAAATCGACCGCCTCTATATAGGTATTGCGATATGCATATTTTTCAAGACTGTAACCGACCAATGCATCAAAGTTGTGTATTTCATTTACACTTTTGATGTATTGAAGTACATGGCTGGTGACGAGGTTGCTCACATAGCTCGTTCCTTCGATGCCCAGGCCGTTATACTTGGCACCCTGCCTGACGGTGACCGGATCGTATTCATGCTCGCGCAGATTATAGAAGTCGGCGCCAAATTTAGAGGTGAACATAAATCCGCTAAGGAATTTATATTCAAGGTTAACATTTCCATTGGTGCGGTTCGTGTAAGCCTTATTGACTGTCCCATTGGATATTGCTACTGGATTTGCATAGGGACCTGTTTCGTCATACTTACCGCTGGCATCATAGACTGGGAAAATGGCAGGGATGGACATAGCATTCGGGAGGGGACCGTAAAGTGTTGCATCGCCTTCCACACGTGAGTTATCCGAATTGGAAACCGAAACGCCACCCCCTATCATCAGGTTGGGTACTATCTTGTAATCGGCGTTTATGCGGCCGCTGTATCGTTTGTAAGAGGTCCCCTTCACAGCCCCGACCTGGGAATACTGATTTCCTGAAACAAACAGCCGGAAATTCTCATTGCCACTGCTCACAGAAAGTTCGGTGCTCGTAGTGGGTCCGTTCTGCAGGATTTCACTCATCCAGTCGGTATCGATTCCCTGTACGTCTGTCCCTTTGTATTCGTTCCATTCCTTAGCATTCATCATCGGGATGATCCGCTCCTTGGGCAGTGTCTGCCATCCGCCATTGAAATTCAGGTTCACATCGGTTCTTCCCCGGCTTCCTTTTTTGGTGGTAATCAGTATGACTCCGTTTGATGCCCGTGCACCATAGATGGAGGAAGCAGACGCGTCTTTCAGAACGGTTACTGACTCTATGTCATTAGGATTGAGATCGGTCATTGCATTGGTCTCCTGGCCCAAATAACTAATTTGGGCATACTCGCCTGTTATGACAGGTATCCCGTCAATGACCATCAGAGGCTGGTTACTGGCGTTGATGGAACTACCTCCCCGGAGTTTGATGGATGACTGCCCGCCAGGGGTACCCGAACTCTGGTTGATGGTAAGGCCGGCCACCTGCCCCTGCAACACCCCATCGATCGTCTTCAGGGGTATGTTGTCTATCTTATCTTCATTGACCAGGTCGATGGAACCGGAGATCAGCTTTTTACTGGTAGTGCTGTAACCGACTACCACAACCTCCCCAAGGAAAATTTTCTGCCCGCTCATCGTAATATTAATTACTTTCCTTCCATTTACCGGAATTTCCTGTGTTTCCATTCCGATATACGAGAAAACCAGCACCCCGTCGGGAGGAGTCGGCAATGAATAATTTCCGTTGATGTCAGAAATCGTCCCTTTTGTACTGCCCTTCACCACTATATTGACTCCGGGGATAGGTGAGTTGTCATCTTGTGCAATAACCTTTCCGCTAACCGGAATGTCTTGCGCAATCAATGTTTTGAGAAATAAAGTGAATAACAGGAGCAGAAAATAATGTTTTTTCATATGGTTAAGGTTTAGTTTGGATTCATTCTTTCATGGGATTTATGGCGATCTGTACCGGTGTAATATCCATACGGATATTGATTACTGTATACTTTTCCTCACCGTATGGCTGGTCTGTGTAAAATCCTTCGCTTAACGGACCTTTGGACAGGGTGACCAGGAATCCGGAGTGGTCATCGCAAAAGCTGATGTTTCGAACGGTATCTGCGCCTTTGTTGTCCATCAGGTTGATGGTGAGCAAGTCACGCAGGTTGCCGGAATTACCGGATAATATTCCTGTCTGTCCGGGATTTTGGATATTATAGTATTCCTTCCCGCGCGTGGATCTTTTACCATCGACAGGTGTGATTTTGCCGGTTGTGCAATCGTAATAATCACCTTCCTCCAGGTAACTGACCGAAAGGTTCTCAATGCAGGGAAAGCCTTGAACATAAAAAATGCGGGCATCCGTTCTGTCGATAATAGTGACACCGGAAGCACCGGCCACTTTCATCAAATCTTGTCTGCCAATGTAAATAAGGGCTGTATTTTCATCGATGCCAAAGCCTATATTGCGGCCGTATGTATCATCCATGAGTGCTACCGCAAGTCGTCCAAACCGTGCCCGGGCATCAAAATGCTGATCGACGATGCCAAAAGGTAAGAAACCCAGGCCCTTCATCATAAGTACACCATCCCCTTCCGGGAAATCATCACCATGGTAATCAGTAATAACTCCGTGAGTCAGGGCTGCCAGGCTATTTCCTCCTCCGATCATCGACTCACTCATGATCGCAGCCCCCGCACTGGATCCACCAATGACACTACCATGACGGAAGACCTCCCATACCGCCTCGAGAACGATCGTCTTGCTTCCATCTGGTCTGTATAGTGTTTTTAATGTCCGGGACTGATCGCCACCCGTAAACCATACCGCAGAACATGATCTGATGATTCCGGCCAGAGTGGAATCGTTGCCGTTATCTTTCCAATCTGCTTCGTTCACATTTGTGGTACTATCATCATCAACCATGGCGATGTTAATCAGAAAGATTTGATCAGATTTAATCCCATAGGAGATCAATGTATTGCGGAAACTTACGTACGACTGTACCGGTACACCACTGGAAGAAGGAATGACAGCAAAGGTTGCTTTTTCCGCTCCTCCGGCAAATCCGATGAGCTGATTGTAGATACTAGCATTGTCATCCTCGGTTCCTCCTCCCACAATCACCAGGTTTCCCGGGGGTACAGTCTGGCTGAATGCCCGTGACAATATCAGAAGGACAGATGTGATAAAAAGTAATCTTTTACTCTTCATATAATTAGAGTTGAATTGCTCATAACTGACTTAGTTTATAGCGAAAATAAGAATTTAAAAGCGAAAAAAATAAGCGCATACCTTTTTTTTTAACAAATTTG
This window of the Bacteroidota bacterium genome carries:
- a CDS encoding TonB-dependent receptor is translated as MKKHYFLLLLFTLFLKTLIAQDIPVSGKVIAQDDNSPIPGVNIVVKGSTKGTISDINGNYSLPTPPDGVLVFSYIGMETQEIPVNGRKVINITMSGQKIFLGEVVVVGYSTTSKKLISGSIDLVNEDKIDNIPLKTIDGVLQGQVAGLTINQSSGTPGGQSSIKLRGGSSINASNQPLMVIDGIPVITGEYAQISYLGQETNAMTDLNPNDIESVTVLKDASASSIYGARASNGVILITTKKGSRGRTDVNLNFNGGWQTLPKERIIPMMNAKEWNEYKGTDVQGIDTDWMSEILQNGPTTSTELSVSSGNENFRLFVSGNQYSQVGAVKGTSYKRYSGRINADYKIVPNLMIGGGVSVSNSDNSRVEGDATLYGPLPNAMSIPAIFPVYDASGKYDETGPYANPVAISNGTVNKAYTNRTNGNVNLEYKFLSGFMFTSKFGADFYNLREHEYDPVTVRQGAKYNGLGIEGTSYVSNLVTSHVLQYIKSVNEIHNFDALVGYSLEKYAYRNTYIEAVDFPNENFQYIESAGTIRAASASSLDRVLNSYFGQFKYNYKYKYIFTLSARADGSSKFGRNNHYGYFPAVSLAWRMSEEPFIKNISFINELKFRASYGITGNDGISDFASLGLYGGGYNYGGNSGTAPIQLPNPDLKWETTSQTGIGFDISVADSRINLTADLYYNYTRDLLLDRPIPSSSGFYTISSNIGTMENKGLELLLNTVNIDRAFGWTSSLNFSLNRNKVLSLYEDQPIDNMGRGGNRVEVGEPIGIFYGYNCLGVDPTTGNLVYKDIDGDEILTANDRTKTGDPNPDFIMGFTNVFTYKSFELSVFLYCVYGNDVFNGSLIYLESGSGEDNQTTRMNDRWKQPGDITDFPRVGDTYLSSRFIEDGTYLRIKNVTLSYNFNRDWVRKVGMKSAKLYATVQNLYTFTEYFGMDPEVDYYGGSSNIIMGTDFFTYPQCRQVLFGLNIGF
- a CDS encoding cyanophycinase, coding for MKSKRLLFITSVLLILSRAFSQTVPPGNLVIVGGGTEDDNASIYNQLIGFAGGAEKATFAVIPSSSGVPVQSYVSFRNTLISYGIKSDQIFLINIAMVDDDSTTNVNEADWKDNGNDSTLAGIIRSCSAVWFTGGDQSRTLKTLYRPDGSKTIVLEAVWEVFRHGSVIGGSSAGAAIMSESMIGGGNSLAALTHGVITDYHGDDFPEGDGVLMMKGLGFLPFGIVDQHFDARARFGRLAVALMDDTYGRNIGFGIDENTALIYIGRQDLMKVAGASGVTIIDRTDARIFYVQGFPCIENLSVSYLEEGDYYDCTTGKITPVDGKRSTRGKEYYNIQNPGQTGILSGNSGNLRDLLTINLMDNKGADTVRNISFCDDHSGFLVTLSKGPLSEGFYTDQPYGEEKYTVINIRMDITPVQIAINPMKE